In the genome of Mycobacterium kansasii ATCC 12478, one region contains:
- a CDS encoding type I polyketide synthase, whose amino-acid sequence MRENSIPAVLQERASSRPNETAFTFVDYEQDRAGVAESLTWSQLYRRTRNVAQELNARGSTGDRAVILAPQGLEYVLAFLGALQAGQIAVPLSMPLGGASDERVSAVLRDAYPSTILTTSAVAGTIAECVRSEAGDRGAPSLIEVDLLDLDSQNALGAEAPNLPDIAYLQYTSGSTRTPAGVEISHKNIHVNVEQILSSLYRERGEVAPPDTTVVSWLPFFHDMGLVLGIAIPILGGFAGVLTSPAAFLQRPARWMQLTASNSSVFTGGPNIAFELAAAKTSDDDMAGLDLGDVRNIVSGAERVQPATLRRFAKRFAAFNLDPRVLRPSYGLAEATVYVASRESDQPPLAVNFESEELTAGRAKRCASGDGTPLVSYGMPRSPMVRIVDPDTRIECPEGTVGEIWAHGDNVSTGYWQKPQETERTFGATLVTPSAGTPEGPWLRTGDLGVVSEGELFIIGRIKDLLIVYGRNHSPDDIEATIQEITGGRCVAIAVPDDDGVEKLVTIVEFKSRGDSDEAMHLMSVVRREITSRISKSQGLSVADLVLVPPHSIPLTTSGKVRRRDCLHLYLRDEFTRLDGQTRRPEKRVAQDSATSAAADMTLAQRLRTLRRQQDELLLGMVCSQSATVLGYPSPEDIDPECAFQDLGFDSVKATELLDRLNTVTGLALPPTLAFDYPTPAALAAHLGQLLSGSVAAAAPVQPQVATNEPVAVVGMACRFPGGADSAAALWDLVAGGAEAVGEFPTDRGWDLANLFDPDPDAVGKTYTRAGAFLADASGFDAEFFGISAREAQTMDPQQRLLLEVCWEALETSRIDPAALVGSETGVFVGAWSQQYGGDGSDGAEGYAMTGTSTSVASGRVAYALGLQGPAITVDTACSSSLVAAHLACQSLRNGECGLALAGGVTVMTTPAVFTEFSRQRGLAADGRCKAFAAAADGTGWGEGAAVLVLERLGDAHRNNHPVLAVIAGSAINQDGASNGLTAPNGPAQQRVITQAVANAGIGLDEVDVVEAHGTGTTLGDPIEAGALIATYGAARGPEHPLWLGSIKSNIGHTQAAAGVAGMIKMIAALNHDTLPVTRNVDRPSPHIDWSAGTVRLLTEAVPWPLADHPRTAAVSSFGISGTNAHLILRQAPTPVAEPAQPRPAAARTEDGAEVGPPRLPLWPVSARTRAALCAQADRLHQLLVCHPDLDLTDVAYSLASTRTHHPYRAVVTVPADSTDPRAELVAALEALSADQPHPQLVHNHQRATSAAKTVFVFPGQGGQYPGMAAQLYGRHPTFSAAIDECDQALGACTGWSVRAVLRGEPGAPSLDRVDVVQPMLFAVMVSLARTLISYGIEPDAVIGHSQGEIAAAYVAGVFTLEQAAKIVALRSAALAELSGAGAMASVLLAADDVDARLQSYGDALAVAAVNGPTHTIISGGPEAMARFIADCEADNVQIRSITVDYASHCAQVEPLRERLLDELAGLTPKPGRIALHSTVHGVMSDQPLDTTTMTADYWYANVRQPVRFYDSIKHLLAAAEQVFVEVSPHPVLAPALADILAGTAGRPGSAVIPTLHRERPDLDTLTATLARLHVHGQSPAWPALYPHARQVELPTYPFQHHRYWLTPRSGTDAAGLGLDQPQHPLLGAITTLADRDEVIATGRVVLGSQAWLAAHRVGDVVVLPATGFVDLVLGVGDYVGCPVIDELVLHTPLVLAEHTPTDIQISVADADGAGRRSVNVHARTGTDHRAEAGWVLHASGTLRPGQTAAGEPPVPALPATAVDVQRFYQQLADCGLHYDPPFCSVRGIGLQPGDPDHIYAEVALPAGTDITGYGMHPALLDAALHPIAAALGAGADAEPAVLRLPFVFSGVTLYATAATRLQVWLTRTGDDTFTLYASDPAGAPVIRIDTVVVRVLPDMATLSAPTTAAPSVPGLWELAWPPLSTAAAAAADRPHWEVVAEDLDALSTSLRNGPVRPDLDAVRPCPPVVLWSLAARQRPGDDADAVSSIHGLTRRALAGLQAWLARPDTSGTALVVLTCRAVAISPYDRAPDLAQAAVWALLHSAHNEYPGRIRLVDTDLAGASADTLLHLLATFAGTGGEPQLALRDGVAHIPRLTPARALTPPPTPHWQLITTGRGDLANLTLVPTPAPTTLGPGQIRVQIRAAGLNFHDVVVALAAISDEGLGAEAAGVVVDTADDVTDFAPGDAVMGLFPNNAFAPTATTDHRSVVAVPPGWSYPQAASVPAAYITAYSVLIDIAQVSAGQRVLIHSAAGGVGQAAIRIAAHLGAEVFATAHPAKHHILRGLGIPEDHIASSRTLDFGDTFAAAGGGRGMDVVLNSLRGEFVDASLHLVAPGGRFVEIGKTDIRSAADVAQTHPGLSYHAYDLSAATPEQVQHAWAGVRELISGGVIAPLPVTRYGLLRAPQAFRDMSQARHTGKIVLTPPAVLDPQGTVLITGGTGMLGGLFAEHLITGYGARRLLLTSRRGASTPEAVELAQRLQGLGADVTISACDCANPSELAALIGSIPAEHPLTAVIHAAGVLDDAVTSQLTAQQLDNVLAAKADSAWYLHQLTANTELAAFVLFSSAAGVLGAPGQANYAAANAVLDALARERPAAISLAWGYWQPSSGMTGDLDTRDRTRLTRSGMVPITAGQGLALFDAALSQQHPNLIPAPLGTRALSALARENSLPPILSALVTARPQAAAADSRALAARLAGLAPERQHDMLANLVITATAAVLAHPDPAAMDPEQPFKDLGIDSLSALELRNTLSAQTGVALPATVTFDHPSPAMLAAHLADLLRVTAVPAGPAAEVATGDAEPVDNRLAYLDQAAFLGLRAGHVSLLQVTWIYDRAVDLDGLRRFHRNLGRGLLGRRIERSPVPFARDHWVLAPAPAEIDFVATPRRRSDVGAWVDERARRPVDPEWGPAWHLGVLPLEDGGTAISLVASHAVVDAIAFGQAIVDAAEGRTRDLGYLPAGSRTLRRALRADLRQTVEELPDVLHAVGGVVRRLRRDREEFRSSIKAAPPSPRTAGGDQTVAVPAVTACIDLAEWDACAKRLGANSNSLVGGVACRLAVRAGRVQGDGTVTLRFVVSLRTEGDTRGNALTAVDVAVDPEHAARNLGEMHAKITRAVLEAMEDSDNELLAPLPLAAVTPTWVARRLLGMAAGGPGLPVTCSNVGDLPPAANRPDGTDADSAYMRQIEPNITRNELEGTGGRMLLSSGRSRGKMRIGVSAYLVGRSNTKDELRELVSRTLAEFDLNAEIDC is encoded by the coding sequence GTGCGTGAGAACTCAATTCCCGCAGTGCTGCAGGAACGTGCCAGTTCGCGGCCTAACGAGACAGCTTTCACGTTTGTCGACTACGAGCAGGACCGGGCGGGCGTTGCCGAAAGTCTGACATGGTCGCAGCTGTACCGGCGGACGCGCAACGTCGCACAAGAGCTCAACGCCCGCGGGTCGACCGGCGACCGGGCCGTGATACTGGCGCCGCAAGGACTGGAATACGTCCTGGCGTTTCTGGGCGCATTGCAGGCCGGTCAGATCGCGGTTCCGCTGTCGATGCCGCTGGGTGGCGCCAGCGATGAGCGGGTCAGCGCGGTGCTGCGCGACGCGTACCCGTCGACGATTCTGACGACATCAGCCGTCGCCGGCACCATCGCCGAGTGCGTCAGGTCCGAAGCCGGCGACCGCGGCGCGCCGTCGCTGATCGAGGTTGACCTGCTGGACCTGGACTCCCAGAACGCGCTCGGTGCCGAAGCCCCGAACCTGCCAGACATCGCCTATTTGCAGTACACCTCGGGGTCCACCCGCACGCCGGCGGGAGTTGAGATCTCGCACAAGAACATTCACGTCAACGTCGAGCAAATTCTATCCAGCTTGTATCGGGAGCGCGGCGAGGTTGCTCCGCCGGACACCACAGTCGTGTCGTGGCTGCCGTTCTTCCACGACATGGGTTTGGTCCTGGGAATTGCGATCCCGATTCTGGGCGGATTTGCGGGCGTGCTGACCAGCCCGGCAGCGTTCCTGCAACGACCGGCGCGGTGGATGCAATTGACGGCAAGCAACAGCTCCGTATTCACCGGCGGACCCAACATTGCTTTCGAATTGGCGGCAGCAAAAACGTCAGATGACGACATGGCCGGGCTTGACCTCGGGGACGTGCGCAACATTGTCAGTGGTGCCGAGCGCGTGCAACCCGCGACGCTGCGGCGCTTCGCCAAGCGATTCGCCGCGTTCAATCTCGACCCCAGGGTGTTGCGGCCCTCGTATGGGCTTGCGGAAGCCACGGTGTACGTGGCGAGCCGCGAAAGCGACCAACCACCGCTAGCGGTCAATTTCGAATCCGAGGAACTGACCGCCGGCCGCGCGAAGCGGTGCGCCAGCGGAGACGGCACACCGCTGGTCAGCTACGGCATGCCGCGCTCGCCGATGGTGCGCATCGTCGACCCGGACACCCGTATCGAGTGTCCGGAGGGAACGGTCGGTGAGATCTGGGCACATGGTGACAACGTCTCGACGGGCTATTGGCAGAAACCGCAAGAGACGGAACGGACCTTCGGTGCAACCCTGGTCACACCGTCGGCCGGCACGCCGGAGGGGCCTTGGCTGAGAACCGGAGATCTGGGCGTCGTCTCCGAAGGTGAGCTGTTCATCATCGGCCGCATCAAGGATCTGCTGATCGTGTACGGCCGCAACCACTCTCCCGACGACATCGAGGCGACGATCCAGGAGATCACCGGAGGCCGTTGTGTGGCGATCGCCGTTCCCGACGACGACGGCGTCGAAAAGCTGGTCACCATAGTCGAATTCAAGTCGCGCGGCGACTCCGACGAGGCGATGCACCTGATGAGTGTCGTCAGGCGGGAAATCACCTCCAGGATTTCGAAGTCGCAGGGTCTGAGTGTGGCGGATCTCGTTCTGGTTCCGCCTCATTCGATTCCGCTGACCACAAGCGGCAAGGTCCGGCGACGGGATTGTCTACACCTCTACCTGCGCGATGAGTTCACCCGGCTGGACGGGCAGACCCGCCGGCCGGAAAAGCGCGTGGCCCAGGACAGCGCCACGAGCGCCGCGGCCGACATGACGTTGGCACAACGCCTGCGCACGCTGCGCCGCCAGCAAGACGAACTCCTGCTCGGGATGGTGTGCTCGCAGTCGGCAACCGTCCTGGGCTATCCCAGCCCAGAGGACATCGACCCCGAGTGCGCGTTTCAGGACCTGGGGTTCGACTCGGTGAAAGCCACTGAATTGCTCGACCGCCTCAATACCGTCACCGGGCTGGCATTGCCACCCACCCTGGCTTTCGACTACCCCACCCCGGCCGCGTTGGCTGCCCACCTGGGCCAGCTGCTGAGCGGGTCGGTTGCGGCGGCTGCGCCGGTCCAGCCGCAGGTGGCGACGAACGAGCCGGTAGCAGTGGTGGGGATGGCCTGCCGGTTCCCCGGGGGCGCGGATTCGGCGGCGGCGCTGTGGGATCTGGTGGCCGGCGGCGCCGAGGCGGTGGGGGAGTTTCCCACCGATCGTGGCTGGGATCTGGCGAATTTGTTCGATCCTGATCCCGATGCGGTGGGCAAGACCTACACGCGTGCCGGGGCGTTTCTGGCCGACGCGAGCGGGTTTGACGCCGAGTTTTTCGGGATCTCGGCGCGGGAGGCGCAAACCATGGATCCGCAGCAGCGGCTGCTGCTGGAGGTGTGCTGGGAAGCGTTGGAAACCAGCCGAATTGACCCGGCCGCGTTGGTCGGTTCGGAGACCGGGGTGTTCGTCGGAGCCTGGTCGCAGCAGTACGGCGGGGACGGTTCCGATGGCGCGGAGGGATACGCCATGACCGGGACGTCCACCAGTGTGGCTTCCGGACGGGTGGCTTACGCGCTGGGTTTGCAGGGCCCGGCTATCACCGTGGACACGGCATGTTCGTCGTCGTTGGTGGCCGCGCATCTGGCGTGCCAGTCGCTGCGCAACGGGGAGTGCGGTCTGGCCCTGGCCGGTGGTGTCACGGTGATGACTACGCCGGCAGTGTTCACCGAGTTCTCCCGGCAGCGCGGGCTAGCTGCCGACGGGCGTTGTAAAGCGTTTGCGGCCGCTGCCGACGGCACCGGCTGGGGCGAAGGGGCCGCGGTCCTGGTGCTGGAACGGCTCGGCGACGCACACCGCAACAACCATCCGGTGCTGGCGGTCATCGCGGGATCGGCGATCAACCAAGACGGTGCCTCCAACGGGTTGACCGCGCCCAACGGGCCCGCTCAGCAGCGCGTCATCACCCAGGCCGTGGCCAACGCCGGCATCGGGCTCGACGAGGTCGACGTCGTCGAGGCTCACGGCACCGGCACCACGCTGGGCGACCCGATCGAGGCCGGCGCCCTGATTGCCACCTACGGTGCCGCGCGGGGGCCGGAGCACCCACTGTGGTTGGGATCGATCAAATCCAACATCGGTCACACCCAGGCCGCCGCCGGTGTCGCCGGAATGATCAAAATGATCGCCGCCCTCAACCATGACACGCTGCCGGTGACCCGCAACGTCGATCGCCCCAGCCCGCACATCGACTGGTCGGCCGGCACTGTTCGGCTACTCACCGAAGCGGTGCCCTGGCCGCTCGCCGATCATCCCCGCACCGCGGCGGTGTCCTCGTTCGGGATCAGCGGCACCAACGCCCATCTCATCCTGCGACAAGCCCCCACCCCGGTGGCCGAGCCGGCGCAGCCCCGGCCCGCGGCCGCGCGCACCGAGGACGGTGCTGAGGTCGGGCCGCCCCGACTGCCGCTGTGGCCGGTGTCGGCGCGCACCCGCGCGGCGTTGTGCGCGCAGGCAGACCGGCTGCACCAGTTACTGGTCTGCCATCCCGACCTGGACCTCACCGATGTGGCCTACAGCCTGGCCAGCACCCGAACCCACCACCCGTACCGGGCCGTCGTGACGGTACCGGCCGACAGCACCGATCCCCGGGCTGAGCTGGTGGCGGCACTCGAAGCGTTATCCGCCGATCAACCGCACCCGCAACTCGTCCACAACCACCAACGCGCGACATCGGCGGCCAAAACCGTGTTCGTGTTCCCCGGCCAGGGCGGCCAGTACCCCGGTATGGCCGCCCAGCTCTACGGCCGGCACCCCACTTTCTCCGCCGCGATCGACGAGTGTGATCAGGCCCTGGGTGCCTGCACAGGCTGGTCGGTGCGTGCGGTCCTTCGTGGTGAGCCAGGCGCCCCCTCCCTGGATCGCGTCGATGTGGTCCAGCCGATGTTGTTCGCCGTCATGGTGTCGTTGGCCCGCACCCTGATCAGTTACGGGATCGAACCGGACGCGGTGATCGGGCACTCCCAAGGCGAGATTGCCGCCGCCTACGTCGCCGGGGTGTTCACCCTTGAGCAGGCCGCCAAAATCGTGGCACTGCGCAGCGCAGCCCTCGCGGAGCTATCCGGGGCCGGCGCCATGGCATCGGTGTTGCTGGCCGCTGACGACGTGGACGCGCGACTGCAGTCCTACGGTGACGCGCTGGCGGTTGCCGCGGTCAACGGCCCCACCCACACCATCATCAGCGGCGGTCCCGAAGCGATGGCGCGGTTCATCGCAGATTGCGAAGCCGACAATGTCCAGATCCGTTCCATCACAGTCGATTACGCCTCACACTGCGCTCAGGTCGAACCGTTGCGCGAGCGCCTGCTTGACGAGTTGGCCGGGCTGACCCCGAAACCGGGACGGATCGCGCTGCATTCCACCGTGCACGGCGTCATGTCGGACCAGCCGCTGGACACCACCACCATGACCGCCGACTACTGGTATGCCAATGTGCGTCAACCGGTCCGGTTTTACGACAGCATCAAACATCTGCTGGCCGCTGCTGAGCAGGTGTTTGTGGAAGTATCACCGCATCCGGTGCTGGCCCCGGCGCTCGCCGACATTCTGGCCGGCACCGCGGGGCGTCCGGGCTCGGCGGTCATTCCCACCCTGCACCGCGAGCGCCCCGACCTGGACACCTTGACTGCCACGCTGGCCCGGCTGCATGTTCATGGCCAAAGCCCGGCGTGGCCGGCGCTCTATCCCCACGCCCGACAGGTCGAGCTACCGACGTACCCGTTCCAGCATCACCGGTATTGGCTGACCCCGCGATCCGGCACCGATGCCGCCGGCCTGGGGCTGGATCAACCGCAGCATCCGTTACTCGGGGCGATCACCACATTGGCCGATCGAGACGAGGTGATAGCCACCGGTCGGGTGGTTCTCGGTTCACAGGCCTGGCTTGCTGCCCATCGGGTGGGTGACGTGGTGGTGTTGCCCGCGACGGGGTTTGTCGATCTGGTCCTGGGGGTCGGGGATTACGTGGGATGCCCGGTCATTGACGAGTTGGTGTTGCACACCCCGCTGGTGCTGGCCGAACACACCCCGACCGACATCCAGATCAGTGTGGCCGACGCCGATGGGGCCGGGCGACGCTCGGTCAACGTCCATGCCCGCACCGGCACCGACCATCGGGCCGAGGCCGGTTGGGTGTTGCACGCCAGCGGAACGCTGCGTCCCGGGCAAACCGCTGCCGGTGAACCGCCCGTCCCGGCGTTGCCGGCGACGGCTGTCGATGTGCAGCGTTTCTATCAGCAGCTGGCCGACTGCGGCCTGCACTACGATCCGCCGTTCTGCTCGGTACGCGGGATCGGCCTCCAGCCGGGCGACCCCGACCACATCTACGCGGAAGTGGCCCTGCCTGCCGGGACCGATATCACCGGTTACGGGATGCACCCGGCGTTGCTCGATGCCGCGCTGCACCCGATCGCCGCCGCCCTGGGAGCCGGGGCGGACGCCGAGCCGGCGGTGCTGCGCCTTCCGTTCGTGTTCAGCGGGGTCACGCTGTATGCAACCGCGGCCACCCGGCTTCAGGTGTGGCTGACCCGCACCGGCGACGACACCTTCACCCTGTACGCCAGCGATCCTGCCGGCGCGCCGGTAATCCGCATCGACACGGTCGTCGTTCGGGTCCTGCCCGACATGGCGACTCTGAGCGCCCCCACGACAGCGGCGCCGTCGGTCCCTGGTTTGTGGGAGCTGGCCTGGCCGCCCCTGTCCACCGCTGCTGCCGCAGCGGCCGATCGGCCGCACTGGGAGGTCGTTGCCGAAGATCTCGATGCGCTGTCGACCAGCCTGCGCAACGGCCCGGTACGCCCCGATTTGGACGCGGTGCGGCCATGCCCGCCGGTGGTGTTGTGGTCGTTGGCGGCCCGGCAACGTCCCGGCGATGACGCCGATGCCGTATCGAGCATTCATGGGCTGACCCGACGGGCGCTGGCCGGGCTGCAGGCCTGGTTGGCCCGCCCCGACACATCCGGCACGGCGTTGGTGGTTCTGACGTGTCGCGCGGTGGCGATCAGCCCCTATGACCGGGCGCCGGATCTGGCGCAGGCCGCGGTGTGGGCGCTGCTGCACAGCGCCCACAACGAGTATCCGGGCCGGATCCGGCTGGTCGATACCGACCTCGCCGGCGCCAGTGCCGACACCCTGCTGCATCTGCTGGCCACCTTCGCCGGCACCGGCGGTGAGCCGCAACTGGCGTTGCGTGACGGTGTCGCTCACATTCCCCGGCTGACCCCGGCGCGGGCGTTGACCCCGCCCCCGACGCCCCACTGGCAGCTGATCACCACCGGTCGCGGGGATTTGGCGAACCTGACCCTGGTTCCCACCCCGGCGCCAACGACGTTGGGCCCGGGTCAGATTCGGGTGCAGATCCGCGCCGCCGGCCTGAATTTCCATGACGTGGTGGTCGCCCTGGCGGCGATCAGCGATGAAGGCCTTGGCGCGGAAGCGGCCGGGGTGGTCGTCGACACGGCAGACGACGTCACGGATTTCGCGCCGGGGGATGCGGTGATGGGGCTGTTCCCCAACAACGCGTTCGCCCCCACCGCCACCACCGATCACCGCAGCGTCGTGGCCGTCCCGCCGGGATGGTCCTACCCGCAAGCGGCTTCGGTCCCGGCCGCGTATATCACCGCGTACAGCGTTCTGATCGATATCGCGCAGGTGTCAGCGGGACAGCGGGTGCTCATCCACTCCGCCGCCGGCGGGGTCGGCCAGGCCGCTATCCGCATCGCAGCGCACCTGGGTGCCGAGGTGTTCGCCACCGCTCATCCCGCCAAGCACCACATCCTGCGCGGGCTGGGCATACCCGAGGATCACATCGCCTCTTCGCGCACCCTGGACTTCGGTGACACCTTCGCCGCAGCCGGCGGCGGGCGCGGCATGGACGTGGTGTTGAACAGTCTCCGCGGCGAATTCGTGGACGCGTCGCTGCACCTGGTGGCCCCGGGCGGGCGCTTTGTCGAGATCGGTAAGACCGACATCCGGTCAGCCGCCGACGTCGCACAGACTCATCCCGGCCTGAGCTATCACGCCTACGACCTGAGCGCGGCCACCCCCGAACAGGTGCAACACGCCTGGGCCGGGGTGCGCGAGTTGATCAGCGGCGGGGTGATCGCGCCCCTGCCGGTGACGCGCTACGGGCTGCTGCGCGCCCCCCAGGCGTTCCGCGACATGAGCCAGGCCCGCCACACCGGCAAAATCGTGCTCACCCCGCCCGCGGTGCTCGACCCGCAGGGCACGGTGTTGATCACCGGGGGCACCGGCATGCTCGGCGGGCTGTTCGCCGAACACCTGATCACCGGTTACGGTGCGCGCCGGCTGTTGTTGACCTCGCGGCGCGGCGCCAGCACGCCCGAAGCGGTCGAGCTCGCCCAGCGCCTGCAGGGTCTGGGTGCCGATGTCACGATCAGCGCCTGCGACTGTGCCAACCCGAGCGAGCTGGCCGCCCTGATCGGCTCGATTCCCGCCGAACACCCGTTGACCGCGGTCATCCACGCCGCCGGAGTGCTCGATGACGCGGTGACCAGCCAGCTCACCGCGCAACAGCTCGACAACGTGCTGGCCGCCAAAGCCGACAGTGCCTGGTATCTGCACCAACTCACCGCCAACACCGAGCTGGCCGCGTTCGTGTTGTTCTCCTCGGCCGCGGGTGTCCTGGGCGCCCCGGGACAGGCCAACTACGCGGCCGCCAACGCCGTCCTCGACGCACTGGCCCGTGAACGGCCGGCGGCCATCAGTCTGGCCTGGGGGTATTGGCAGCCGTCCTCCGGGATGACCGGGGACCTGGACACGCGTGATCGCACCCGTCTGACCCGCAGCGGGATGGTCCCGATCACCGCCGGCCAGGGTTTGGCCCTGTTCGATGCCGCCCTTTCCCAGCAGCACCCCAATCTGATCCCCGCCCCGCTCGGCACCCGGGCGTTGTCGGCGTTGGCCCGGGAAAACAGCCTGCCTCCGATCCTGTCCGCGCTGGTCACCGCCCGGCCTCAGGCCGCCGCGGCCGACTCCCGCGCGCTGGCGGCCCGGCTGGCCGGGCTGGCCCCCGAGCGACAACACGACATGCTGGCCAACCTGGTCATCACCGCCACCGCGGCGGTGCTGGCACATCCGGACCCGGCGGCGATGGATCCCGAGCAGCCGTTCAAAGATCTCGGCATCGACTCGCTCAGTGCGCTGGAGCTGCGCAACACCCTGTCGGCCCAAACCGGGGTGGCCTTGCCGGCCACCGTCACCTTCGACCACCCCAGCCCCGCGATGCTCGCCGCCCACCTCGCCGACCTGCTGCGCGTCACCGCTGTGCCCGCGGGTCCGGCGGCCGAGGTCGCCACGGGTGACGCCGAGCCGGTGGACAATCGGCTCGCGTACCTGGATCAAGCCGCGTTCCTGGGGCTGCGGGCAGGACACGTGTCGCTGCTGCAGGTGACATGGATCTACGACCGTGCCGTCGACCTTGACGGGTTGCGGCGTTTTCACCGCAATCTCGGACGCGGGTTGTTGGGGCGCAGAATCGAAAGATCGCCGGTACCGTTCGCGCGTGATCACTGGGTGTTGGCGCCGGCGCCGGCGGAGATTGACTTCGTCGCGACGCCGCGGCGGCGCAGCGATGTGGGCGCGTGGGTCGACGAGCGGGCGCGCCGACCCGTCGATCCGGAGTGGGGGCCGGCCTGGCATCTCGGGGTGTTGCCGCTCGAGGACGGCGGGACGGCGATAAGTCTGGTGGCCTCGCATGCGGTGGTCGACGCGATCGCTTTCGGCCAGGCGATAGTCGACGCGGCCGAGGGCAGGACGCGAGATCTGGGTTATCTGCCCGCGGGATCGCGCACCCTCAGGCGGGCGCTGCGAGCGGATCTCCGGCAAACCGTCGAGGAACTGCCCGACGTATTGCACGCTGTGGGTGGCGTGGTTCGAAGGCTTCGGCGTGATCGCGAGGAGTTCCGGTCATCGATCAAAGCGGCGCCGCCGTCCCCGAGGACGGCCGGCGGCGACCAGACCGTGGCGGTTCCCGCCGTGACCGCATGTATCGACCTGGCGGAGTGGGATGCTTGTGCGAAAAGACTTGGCGCGAACAGCAACTCACTTGTGGGCGGGGTGGCCTGCAGGCTCGCGGTGCGGGCCGGACGGGTTCAGGGCGACGGAACGGTCACCCTACGATTCGTGGTGTCGCTTCGGACCGAAGGCGACACCCGCGGCAATGCGCTGACCGCTGTCGACGTCGCCGTCGACCCCGAGCACGCGGCGAGGAACCTCGGGGAGATGCACGCCAAGATCACTCGAGCGGTCCTCGAAGCGATGGAGGATTCCGACAACGAGTTGCTGGCACCGCTGCCGCTGGCCGCGGTGACGCCGACGTGGGTGGCCAGGAGGCTCCTCGGGATGGCGGCGGGTGGTCCCGGCCTTCCCGTCACGTGCTCCAATGTCGGTGATCTGCCCCCGGCCGCCAACCGGCCCGACGGCACCGATGCCGACTCGGCGTACATGCGACAGATCGAGCCCAATATCACCAGGAACGAACTCGAGGGCACGGGCGGACGAATGCTGCTGAGTTCGGGGCGCAGCCGCGGGAAGATGCGCATCGGAGTCTCTGCTTATCTTGTCGGGCGCTCGAATACCAAAGATGAGCTGCGGGAGCTGGTGTCGCGTACGTTGGCGGAATTCGATCTGAACGCCGAGATCGATTGCTAG
- a CDS encoding nitroreductase/quinone reductase family protein: protein MRAAPLFNVPVAAVATSPRFGGLLNRNIAMLSYTGRRSGRPFTIPVAYRRTGDEIVISVNMPEAKTWWRNFLGNGGPLTLRLDGTERAGHAIARRDAKGGVTITVRLTN, encoded by the coding sequence ATGCGCGCCGCGCCGCTATTCAACGTACCGGTGGCCGCGGTGGCCACCTCGCCACGCTTCGGCGGGCTGCTGAACCGCAACATCGCCATGCTCAGCTATACCGGACGGCGTTCCGGGCGCCCGTTCACCATCCCGGTGGCATACCGCCGCACCGGCGACGAGATCGTCATCAGCGTGAACATGCCCGAGGCCAAGACATGGTGGCGAAACTTTCTAGGCAACGGCGGGCCACTGACGTTGCGGCTCGACGGAACCGAACGCGCCGGGCATGCGATCGCTCGGCGGGACGCGAAGGGAGGGGTCACCATCACCGTACGGCTGACCAACTGA
- a CDS encoding DUF1772 domain-containing protein → MLALTSVLATAVVFGTDVFCALVQRPALAAVDDRALVAVMGNVHRYGDRRMPVPGVLGGGAAVASATLFAVAGQWTQAILAVSAVAVLLAWIALYVRVSAPINRQLTAAAASGRVPANARALQSTWDRIIDARAVLQGLALAALCLTLVV, encoded by the coding sequence ATGCTGGCATTGACATCAGTACTGGCTACCGCGGTTGTTTTTGGCACCGACGTGTTCTGCGCACTCGTCCAGCGACCAGCATTGGCCGCTGTTGACGATCGCGCTCTGGTGGCGGTGATGGGCAACGTGCATCGCTACGGCGACCGGCGCATGCCCGTACCCGGTGTTCTCGGCGGCGGGGCCGCCGTCGCCAGTGCGACATTGTTCGCAGTGGCCGGCCAATGGACCCAAGCCATTTTGGCGGTGTCCGCCGTGGCGGTGCTGCTGGCCTGGATTGCGCTCTATGTGCGGGTCAGCGCGCCGATCAACCGCCAGCTCACCGCCGCCGCAGCCAGCGGCCGGGTCCCAGCGAATGCCCGCGCGCTGCAGTCCACTTGGGATCGCATCATTGATGCTCGCGCCGTCCTGCAGGGTCTCGCACTGGCAGCGTTGTGCCTCACGCTGGTTGTCTGA